A stretch of the Chlorobiota bacterium genome encodes the following:
- a CDS encoding restriction endonuclease — protein sequence MAQLFEYGKWQSINNKNALHQMLKDIWRQRMFVETDSELTEVQTDNHYQPFLQFDDNQIRANNFVGFIQNGDEVIEIYPKVFRQHLPNPSENEKMLMLRHIFYWFSYCRKWNFPFNQASLDTIDVDEFPELIINLIANQFLETVSKQPLTMYQEVEESLITPRGSINFKRYVNSSLSHGNFQNIECDYEPFLFDNKVNRIIKYCSRLLMKQTKFSENLRKLQDVVFILDEVEDLYCTIHDVENITLNTFFSDYYNLLDSCKLILSQQLYSSNTYDLSQWCLLFPMEYIFEDFLAGFLENKFSKDWKIEYQKSDEYLSNIPIVFNMQHDIFLTARHGSKRKVIIDTKYKLRLDNFKTDPKKGVAQSDLYQMVSYAFKRGCTDIILVYPNISDDLNTSDNFKIISGFGGADEITITAMEIPFSSLTNFNRLDSMLFETLETELNKLLQ from the coding sequence ATGGCTCAACTCTTTGAATACGGAAAATGGCAGAGCATAAATAACAAAAATGCTTTACACCAAATGCTGAAAGACATTTGGAGGCAACGCATGTTTGTTGAAACGGATTCCGAACTTACAGAAGTTCAAACAGACAATCATTATCAACCATTCCTACAGTTTGACGACAATCAAATAAGAGCAAACAATTTTGTTGGCTTCATTCAAAACGGAGATGAAGTAATTGAGATTTATCCGAAAGTATTTCGGCAACATTTACCGAACCCATCAGAGAATGAAAAGATGTTGATGCTTCGCCACATCTTTTATTGGTTTAGCTATTGTCGAAAATGGAACTTTCCTTTTAATCAAGCATCACTTGACACAATTGACGTGGACGAATTTCCGGAACTGATTATAAACTTAATAGCAAATCAGTTTTTAGAAACAGTTTCAAAGCAACCTTTAACAATGTATCAAGAAGTAGAGGAATCGTTGATTACTCCAAGAGGTTCAATAAATTTCAAACGCTATGTAAACAGTAGTTTATCACACGGTAATTTTCAAAATATCGAATGTGATTATGAACCATTCCTGTTTGACAATAAAGTAAATAGAATAATTAAATATTGTTCTAGGCTATTGATGAAGCAAACAAAGTTTTCAGAAAATTTGCGAAAGCTCCAAGATGTTGTTTTCATCTTAGACGAAGTTGAGGACTTATATTGCACCATACACGATGTTGAAAATATCACTCTCAATACTTTCTTTTCAGATTATTACAATCTACTTGACAGTTGTAAACTTATCCTTAGCCAACAACTCTATTCAAGTAATACTTACGACCTTTCTCAATGGTGTTTACTTTTCCCAATGGAATATATTTTTGAAGACTTTCTTGCAGGGTTCTTAGAAAATAAATTTTCAAAAGACTGGAAAATTGAATATCAAAAATCAGACGAATACTTGTCAAATATACCTATAGTGTTCAACATGCAACATGACATATTTCTTACCGCAAGACATGGTTCAAAAAGAAAAGTTATCATTGATACCAAATACAAATTACGCCTAGACAATTTCAAAACAGACCCCAAAAAAGGTGTAGCACAATCAGACCTTTATCAAATGGTTAGTTATGCTTTTAAGAGAGGTTGCACAGATATAATATTAGTTTACCCAAACATTTCAGACGACCTAAATACATCAGACAACTTTAAAATTATTTCAGGTTTTGGTGGAGCAGACGAAATAACAATAACAGCGATGGAGATACCTTTTTCATCATTGACAAATTTCAATAGATTAGACTCAATGTTGTTTGAAACTTTAGAAACAGAATTAAACAAATTGCTTCAATGA
- a CDS encoding adenylate/guanylate cyclase domain-containing protein, whose product MPGSIAMRLKSGERVIADKFNSVSILFADIVNFTQLSQSISAVELVELLNEIFSTIDDLTIKYNLEKIKTIGDCYMVISGAPIPNKDHAIQMAFFALELQSVITQLTLGRAFPILFRIGIHSGEVVAGVIGKKKFAYDMWGDAVNTASRMESHGEPGRIHVSSDYAKELGLLNTKGLNEKNEIKIDIPNSKLLILSSGEMEIKGKGKMQTFFLEEVKS is encoded by the coding sequence TTGCCAGGTTCAATAGCTATGCGATTGAAGTCTGGTGAAAGAGTTATTGCTGATAAATTTAATTCTGTTTCAATACTATTTGCAGATATTGTTAATTTTACACAGCTTTCTCAAAGTATTTCAGCTGTTGAACTTGTTGAGCTTTTAAACGAAATTTTCTCTACCATTGATGACTTAACAATCAAATATAATCTTGAAAAAATCAAAACAATTGGTGATTGTTATATGGTTATTTCTGGTGCACCAATACCAAATAAAGATCATGCTATTCAAATGGCTTTTTTCGCACTTGAACTTCAATCAGTAATTACACAATTGACATTGGGAAGAGCTTTTCCAATTTTATTCCGAATTGGTATCCACAGTGGTGAAGTTGTTGCAGGGGTTATTGGCAAAAAGAAATTTGCTTATGATATGTGGGGAGATGCAGTAAATACTGCTAGCCGAATGGAAAGCCATGGAGAGCCAGGAAGAATTCATGTTTCTAGTGATTATGCTAAAGAACTTGGACTTTTAAATACAAAAGGTTTGAATGAAAAGAATGAAATTAAAATAGATATTCCAAATTCTAAATTATTAATCTTGTCAAGTGGTGAAATGGAAATTAAAGGAAAGGGTAAAATGCAAACATTTTTCCTAGAAGAAGTAAAATCTTAA
- a CDS encoding tetratricopeptide repeat protein yields MNEHAMKNLITLLIISLITLNGFAQDQHLIDSLQIQLKNHNASKLELGKNIPALYDTTKANILYELSKIYIEVGFDKSLDFANQSLRISEQLNFMKGIGNAYNTIGLVNKSKGNFLQAIAFFEKSLELRKEIDDKGGIAYSYNNIGGVYFNLGSYPLSLQNHLLALKIREDIDDKNGIAGSYNNIGMVYMMQGDYPIALNYFFKALEISNVTGNKQYQSSNRENIGIIYTYQHKYAEALIQFEASLKILKEIGNVYLRSGTYNNMGFAYLGLGNYNRALKYNFEALKIVREIDDKDGETYALQGIGTAYFKLKDYKNAATFLNKGVLLAKEIGGLEMMKQSYEVLVSLDSAQGNHKDALAQYKLFITYRDSIENTENTKKTVTLQMNYDFGKKQDSLNAAQAKKDLIASNEKNKQRLLRNGFIGGFAVMLLFAGIFFRQRNKIKKGKKKSDELLLNILPSEVAEELKDTGTSKAKNFDEASVMFTDFKDFTSISEKMAPEELVREIDTCFSAFDHIIHKYGIEKIKTIGDAYMCAGGLPVANNSHAKDLVKAALEIRDFMTNHNKEKVAKGKLPFEIRIGINTGPVIAGIVGVRKFAYDIWGDTVNIASRMESSGEAGKVNISGSTYELVKDKFNCTHRGKIQAKNKGEVDMYFVEERI; encoded by the coding sequence ATGAATGAACATGCAATGAAAAATCTAATTACACTTTTAATCATAAGTCTTATTACTCTTAACGGCTTCGCCCAAGACCAACACCTCATTGATTCTCTTCAGATTCAACTAAAAAATCATAACGCATCCAAACTTGAACTCGGTAAAAATATTCCAGCACTTTACGATACAACCAAAGCGAATATCCTTTACGAACTTTCTAAGATTTACATAGAGGTTGGCTTCGATAAGTCTTTAGATTTTGCGAATCAATCTTTGAGAATATCTGAACAATTAAATTTTATGAAAGGAATAGGCAATGCTTACAATACGATAGGACTTGTAAATAAATCGAAAGGCAACTTTTTACAAGCAATCGCTTTTTTTGAAAAATCATTAGAACTAAGAAAAGAGATTGACGACAAAGGTGGCATCGCATACAGCTATAATAATATTGGTGGCGTTTATTTTAACTTAGGTAGCTATCCGCTATCCTTACAAAATCACCTCTTAGCTTTAAAAATCAGAGAGGATATTGATGATAAAAATGGCATTGCAGGTTCGTACAATAATATTGGAATGGTTTATATGATGCAAGGTGATTACCCAATAGCACTAAACTATTTCTTTAAAGCGCTTGAAATAAGTAATGTAACAGGTAATAAGCAGTATCAATCTAGTAACCGAGAAAACATTGGCATTATTTATACTTACCAACATAAATATGCAGAGGCTCTAATTCAATTCGAAGCAAGTTTAAAAATATTGAAGGAAATAGGAAACGTGTATTTAAGATCCGGTACTTATAACAACATGGGTTTTGCCTACCTTGGTTTGGGCAATTATAATCGGGCTTTGAAATATAATTTTGAAGCTTTAAAAATAGTGAGAGAGATTGATGATAAAGATGGCGAAACATATGCATTGCAGGGAATCGGAACCGCTTATTTTAAACTAAAGGATTATAAAAATGCAGCTACGTTTCTTAACAAAGGTGTGTTGCTTGCAAAGGAGATAGGAGGTTTGGAAATGATGAAACAAAGTTACGAGGTACTTGTAAGTTTGGATAGTGCACAAGGCAATCACAAGGATGCCTTGGCACAATACAAATTATTCATTACTTATCGCGATAGTATAGAGAATACAGAAAATACAAAGAAGACAGTGACCTTGCAGATGAATTATGATTTTGGCAAGAAGCAGGATTCTCTTAATGCCGCACAAGCAAAAAAAGATTTGATAGCTAGTAACGAAAAAAACAAACAACGCTTGTTACGCAATGGTTTTATTGGAGGCTTTGCGGTAATGCTTCTTTTTGCTGGCATATTTTTTCGCCAGAGGAATAAAATCAAAAAAGGAAAAAAGAAAAGTGACGAGCTATTATTGAATATTCTTCCTTCAGAAGTAGCCGAAGAGTTGAAAGATACCGGCACTTCCAAAGCAAAGAATTTCGATGAAGCTTCAGTTATGTTCACCGATTTTAAAGACTTCACCAGTATCAGCGAGAAGATGGCACCCGAAGAATTAGTCAGGGAAATTGATACATGTTTCTCGGCGTTCGATCATATCATACACAAGTATGGGATTGAAAAAATAAAAACCATAGGTGATGCTTATATGTGTGCAGGCGGACTGCCTGTTGCCAATAATTCCCATGCTAAAGATTTAGTGAAAGCTGCTTTAGAGATTAGAGATTTTATGACCAATCATAACAAAGAGAAGGTGGCTAAAGGAAAACTTCCTTTTGAGATTAGGATTGGTATCAATACAGGTCCGGTAATAGCAGGAATAGTAGGTGTGAGAAAGTTTGCTTATGACATTTGGGGTGATACGGTAAACATTGCTTCACGAATGGAATCAAGTGGCGAAGCTGGAAAAGTAAACATCAGTGGCAGTACGTACGAATTGGTGAAAGATAAATTTAACTGTACACACAGAGGAAAGATACAGGCGAAAAATAAAGGCGAGGTGGATATGTATTTTGTGGAGGAAAGGATTTGA
- a CDS encoding tetratricopeptide repeat protein, protein MISILCIVAFSATKLTARQRLIDSLESKLNQHRKQFGNDTNTVNILYNLSITVAKRDPRESDLYGRQVIDISNKLSYERGNVLGLFHLGDMALIDKNLAKTKELYLKALSIAKSIKAKDLQIVSLCLLSDLDGTLGNISSAFELGHNAYKLSNELASNELVSKSCQTLMLVYSRLSQNIQAQLYGKKCIEFAIKTKNILYIFNAYSTYFCFSNDTINSNEFSSKALEITQYEGWKISEGVINLNLGWGEYDKKNITKALQFFKNSLAISEEVNNYKPQITYATCGIASCYVEMKVYDKAIYYAKRSMELCKFFKFPNLITQNSITLSKCYEKLNDYQNAFYYMDTNRMYNDTLFNTEILQKTTAIQVKAETDKKNSEIAIVEKEKDYQTFLRNTAIVGFILIFIIVVLLYHSYKLRKKSDESLITS, encoded by the coding sequence TTGATATCAATTCTTTGTATAGTTGCTTTTTCAGCAACTAAACTCACTGCTAGACAACGATTAATTGACTCACTTGAAAGCAAGCTGAATCAACACCGTAAACAATTTGGTAATGACACAAACACTGTTAATATTTTGTATAATTTATCTATAACAGTTGCCAAAAGAGATCCACGGGAAAGTGATTTATATGGTCGACAAGTAATAGATATTTCAAATAAGCTAAGTTATGAACGGGGGAATGTTCTTGGTTTGTTTCATTTAGGTGATATGGCTCTGATAGATAAAAATTTAGCTAAAACTAAGGAACTATACTTAAAAGCTTTAAGCATTGCTAAAAGCATCAAAGCAAAAGATTTGCAGATTGTTTCATTATGCTTATTATCAGATCTTGATGGGACTTTAGGTAACATTAGCTCAGCCTTTGAGCTTGGGCATAATGCATATAAACTTTCAAATGAGTTAGCAAGTAATGAGTTGGTAAGTAAATCTTGTCAAACCCTTATGCTAGTTTATTCAAGATTAAGTCAAAACATTCAAGCACAATTATATGGGAAAAAATGTATTGAATTCGCTATTAAAACTAAAAACATTTTGTATATTTTTAATGCGTATTCAACATATTTTTGTTTTTCAAATGATACTATTAATTCCAATGAATTTAGTAGTAAAGCCCTTGAAATAACGCAGTATGAAGGGTGGAAGATTTCAGAAGGTGTTATTAATCTAAATTTAGGATGGGGAGAATATGATAAAAAAAATATTACTAAAGCATTGCAATTTTTTAAAAATTCATTAGCAATTTCTGAGGAAGTAAATAACTACAAACCACAAATAACATATGCTACTTGCGGAATTGCAAGTTGTTATGTTGAAATGAAAGTTTATGACAAAGCTATTTATTATGCAAAACGCTCAATGGAGCTTTGCAAATTTTTCAAATTTCCTAATTTAATAACACAAAATTCAATAACTCTTTCCAAGTGTTATGAAAAGCTAAATGATTACCAAAATGCATTCTATTATATGGATACTAACAGGATGTATAATGACACACTTTTCAATACTGAGATACTCCAAAAAACTACTGCAATTCAGGTAAAAGCTGAAACCGACAAAAAAAATAGCGAGATTGCAATCGTTGAAAAAGAAAAGGATTATCAAACATTTTTAAGGAATACTGCAATTGTTGGATTTATTTTAATTTTTATAATTGTTGTGTTACTCTATCACAGTTACAAACTTCGAAAAAAATCCGACGAATCTCTAATCACGAGTTAA
- a CDS encoding transposase, translated as MQIKRYIQMHLDRNKTDKKDPKHICMYGIERNPEPYQMPDMLYFECKSLNNAIHTLTQEITAFKNKIHALQKLNLDSKVVIKSDQSILKELKVQLVKLEQELNYKLNTWQPELVTLVSSITGIGKRATSLLIVTTQCFKTTETYQQLISFAGLSPKEFTSGTSISGKVRICKIGGCRLRHTLYMCVLNAKKTNPACKALFDRLVTKGKNKKLAIIAVCNKLLKLVFEAIKSGKVFDKYYLQKAA; from the coding sequence TTGCAAATCAAGCGGTATATTCAAATGCATTTAGATAGAAATAAAACCGACAAGAAAGATCCCAAACATATTTGCATGTATGGCATTGAGAGAAATCCTGAGCCCTATCAAATGCCTGATATGCTTTACTTTGAATGCAAATCATTAAACAATGCTATCCATACTTTGACACAAGAAATTACCGCTTTTAAAAACAAAATTCATGCTTTGCAAAAATTGAATTTAGATAGTAAAGTAGTTATAAAGTCTGATCAAAGTATATTAAAGGAATTAAAGGTACAATTAGTAAAATTAGAGCAAGAGTTGAATTATAAATTGAATACTTGGCAGCCTGAATTAGTCACACTAGTAAGCAGTATAACTGGTATAGGTAAAAGGGCAACATCACTTCTAATTGTCACGACTCAATGCTTTAAAACAACTGAAACTTATCAACAATTAATAAGCTTCGCCGGTCTAAGTCCAAAAGAATTTACTAGTGGAACAAGTATCAGTGGAAAAGTCCGAATATGTAAGATAGGAGGATGTCGCTTAAGACATACTCTTTACATGTGTGTATTAAATGCTAAGAAAACTAATCCAGCTTGTAAAGCATTATTTGATCGATTGGTTACTAAAGGTAAGAACAAAAAGTTAGCCATTATAGCAGTCTGTAATAAGCTACTTAAGCTTGTTTTTGAAGCAATCAAATCAGGTAAGGTCTTCGATAAATATTATTTACAGAAAGCTGCTTAA
- the asnB gene encoding asparagine synthase (glutamine-hydrolyzing) produces the protein MCGITGIFTFSNNSNAISDFFIKKMTDVIEHRGPDDDGFYIDDSRRIALGFRRLSIIDLSEAGHQPMSNNDGTIWITFNGEIYNHEEIRSDLISKGYTYKSKTDTETILYAYQEYGVDFITKLYGMFGIAIWDSRKEELLLVRDRVGIKPVYYTFSNGVFLWGSEIKSIKQHPYFKAEFNEQGFYDYLSIFMTPPNETMFKGVFKLEAGHFMIIDKDGNSFKKQYWDVNNQTEIHTEADLQDENYCVENIQRLLRDSIKLRMMSDVPFGVLLSGGVDSSLNVALMSELMSRPVETFTVGFKDLQKYNELQFADQISKQFKTNHHEVLLTEQDAIDWLPKMIWHQDEPNADPVCVPVYFVSKLARENNTLVVQVGEGADEEFAGYKLYTREQRFYKYYYSLLPYPLKKIAYKTFQKIIPDSHLTDYSRRAVESDAPFYGGATGFSEEHKKHLLGSEFKNRCEKTGRIPQHYNEKFEGLFGSGSFSEDYLRRIFYYELKARLGEMLLMRVDKMTMATSIEARVPFLDHRIVEFAIRVPSKLKIKNGINKYILKKASEGIIPNNIIYRPKQGFAAPAVEWLRTGKLATIAKETILESDLVKQNYLNKNYIIHLFDLHQSGKHNLSRELWILLIATMWYKENF, from the coding sequence ATGTGCGGAATAACTGGAATATTTACTTTTTCAAATAATTCAAATGCAATTTCAGACTTCTTTATAAAAAAGATGACTGATGTTATTGAGCATAGAGGTCCTGATGATGATGGATTCTATATAGATGACAGCAGACGAATAGCATTAGGGTTTAGAAGGCTTTCGATTATAGACTTATCTGAGGCTGGGCATCAGCCAATGAGTAATAATGATGGTACTATTTGGATTACTTTTAATGGTGAGATTTATAATCACGAAGAGATACGCTCAGATTTAATTTCGAAGGGATACACTTACAAATCTAAAACTGATACTGAAACAATACTATATGCCTATCAAGAATATGGAGTAGATTTTATAACAAAACTGTATGGAATGTTTGGAATAGCTATTTGGGATTCTCGCAAAGAAGAGTTGCTTTTAGTTAGAGATAGAGTTGGAATTAAGCCAGTTTATTATACTTTTTCAAATGGGGTATTTCTATGGGGTTCAGAGATAAAATCTATTAAGCAACATCCATATTTTAAGGCAGAATTTAATGAACAGGGGTTTTACGATTATCTATCTATATTTATGACTCCTCCAAATGAAACAATGTTCAAAGGAGTTTTTAAATTGGAAGCTGGGCATTTTATGATTATTGATAAAGATGGGAATTCATTCAAAAAACAATATTGGGATGTAAACAACCAGACTGAGATTCATACCGAAGCTGATTTACAAGATGAAAATTATTGTGTAGAGAATATTCAAAGGCTTTTACGAGACTCTATAAAATTAAGAATGATGAGTGATGTACCTTTTGGAGTATTACTTTCAGGAGGTGTGGATTCATCTTTAAACGTTGCTTTGATGAGTGAACTTATGAGCAGACCCGTTGAAACATTCACAGTCGGATTTAAAGATTTGCAAAAATATAATGAGTTGCAATTTGCTGATCAAATCTCAAAACAATTCAAAACCAATCATCATGAGGTTTTACTGACCGAACAAGATGCAATTGATTGGTTACCCAAAATGATTTGGCATCAAGATGAACCAAATGCTGACCCTGTTTGTGTTCCTGTTTATTTTGTTAGTAAACTCGCAAGAGAGAATAACACTTTAGTTGTTCAGGTTGGAGAAGGAGCAGATGAAGAATTTGCTGGTTATAAACTATATACTAGAGAGCAAAGATTTTATAAATATTATTATTCTTTATTACCTTATCCACTTAAAAAAATAGCTTATAAAACTTTTCAGAAAATTATACCAGATTCACATCTTACTGATTATTCTAGACGTGCAGTAGAATCTGATGCACCTTTTTATGGTGGTGCAACTGGATTTTCTGAAGAACATAAAAAACATTTATTAGGTTCTGAATTTAAAAATAGATGTGAAAAAACTGGTAGAATACCCCAACATTATAATGAAAAATTTGAAGGACTTTTTGGTAGTGGATCTTTTTCAGAAGATTATTTGAGAAGAATTTTCTATTATGAATTAAAAGCAAGGCTTGGAGAAATGCTCCTTATGAGAGTTGATAAAATGACAATGGCAACTTCTATTGAGGCTAGAGTTCCTTTTTTAGATCATCGGATTGTTGAATTTGCTATAAGGGTTCCTTCAAAACTTAAAATTAAAAATGGAATAAATAAATATATATTAAAAAAAGCTTCAGAAGGAATAATTCCTAATAATATTATTTATAGACCTAAACAAGGCTTTGCTGCACCTGCTGTGGAATGGCTTAGAACTGGCAAACTAGCCACTATTGCTAAAGAAACAATTTTAGAATCTGATTTAGTTAAACAGAATTATTTAAATAAAAATTATATTATTCACTTGTTTGATTTGCATCAATCTGGCAAACATAATTTATCGCGCGAACTATGGATTCTATTAATTGCAACTATGTGGTATAAAGAGAATTTTTAA
- a CDS encoding zinc ribbon domain-containing protein produces the protein MKEYKFCQSCGFPLKKDKKGGGTEKDGSISKKYCSMCFENGVFLTPPEIDTAPKMQKFCIQEMKKDGMNGFFAWLATRSIPNLERWKQ, from the coding sequence ATGAAAGAATATAAATTTTGCCAAAGCTGTGGTTTCCCACTTAAAAAAGACAAAAAAGGTGGAGGAACGGAAAAAGATGGTTCCATCAGCAAAAAGTATTGCTCCATGTGCTTTGAAAATGGAGTGTTTTTAACTCCCCCTGAAATAGACACAGCCCCAAAAATGCAAAAGTTTTGCATACAAGAAATGAAGAAAGACGGAATGAATGGTTTCTTTGCTTGGTTGGCTACAAGGTCAATTCCAAATCTTGAAAGATGGAAACAATAA
- a CDS encoding DUF4386 domain-containing protein yields the protein MGMTMEQKQLIKTARLAGVWYLVLAISGIFGFMVFHHQIFVTDDASKTLNNLINLGSISRLRLLFELVIIVSQALAAIYFYKLFCDINKWAATTLGIWGTVNSVVIMVSAISMSSAISIANASSPTFQEKTILIQLLGEISTNAWMVGGLFFGLWHIPMGYIVISSGRMPMWLGRILIIGGIGYLLQTFIKSIGVQSSYLDMLVIPATVGELWMVGYLLIYGIRPAINSEKQ from the coding sequence ATGGGAATGACAATGGAACAAAAACAATTAATAAAAACTGCAAGACTTGCCGGAGTGTGGTATTTGGTCTTGGCTATTTCTGGGATTTTTGGATTTATGGTTTTCCATCATCAGATTTTTGTTACGGATGACGCTTCGAAAACCTTAAACAATTTAATCAATCTTGGGTCCATTTCAAGATTAAGACTTTTATTTGAGTTGGTTATTATTGTTTCGCAAGCACTTGCCGCAATATATTTTTACAAACTGTTTTGTGACATAAATAAGTGGGCTGCTACTACACTTGGAATTTGGGGGACAGTAAATTCTGTTGTAATTATGGTTAGTGCAATATCAATGAGTTCTGCCATTTCTATTGCGAACGCTTCTTCCCCGACTTTCCAAGAGAAAACTATATTGATACAGCTTTTAGGGGAAATAAGTACGAATGCTTGGATGGTCGGTGGTCTATTTTTTGGACTTTGGCATATTCCGATGGGTTATATTGTAATCAGCTCTGGAAGAATGCCCATGTGGCTCGGACGAATACTAATTATCGGTGGTATAGGTTATCTACTTCAGACTTTTATTAAATCTATAGGGGTTCAAAGTTCATATTTAGATATGCTTGTTATCCCTGCGACTGTTGGAGAATTATGGATGGTTGGTTATTTATTAATTTATGGTATCCGACCAGCAATCAATAGTGAGAAGCAATAA